The Salvelinus namaycush isolate Seneca unplaced genomic scaffold, SaNama_1.0 Scaffold24, whole genome shotgun sequence genomic interval gtagtgtccagagcatggaggcgctaccaggagacaggccagtacatcaggagacgtggaggaggccgtaggagggcaacaacccagcagcaggaccgctacctccgcctttgtgcaaggaggagcaggaggagcactgccagagccctgcaaaatgacctccagcaggccacaaatgtgcatgtgtctgctcaaacggtcagaaacagactccatgagggtggtatgagggcccgacgtccacaggtgggggttgtgcttacagcacAAAACCAtaaaggacgtttggcatttgccagagaacaccaagattggcaaatacgccactggcgccctgtgctcttcacagatgaaagcaggttcacactgagcacgtgacagacgtgacagagtctggagacgccgtggagaacgttctgctgcctgcaacatcctccagcatgaccggtttggcggtgggtcaatcatggtgtggggtggcatttctttggggggccgcacagccctccatgtgctcgccagaggtagcctgactgccattaggtaccgagatgagatcctcagaccccttgtgagaccatatgctggtgcggttgaccctgggttcctcctaattcaagacaatgctagacctcatgtggctggagtgtgtcagcagttcctgcaagaggaaggcattgatgctatggacgggcccgcccgttccccagacctgaatccaattgagcacatctgggacatcatgtctcgctccatccaccaacgccacgttgcaacacagactgtccaggagttggcggatgctttagtccaggtctgggaggagatccctcaggagaccatccgccacctcatcaggagcatgcccaggcgttgtagggaggtcatacaggcacgtggaggccacacacactactgagcctcattttgacttgttttaaggacattacatcaaagttggatcagcctgtagtgtggttttccactttaattttgagtgtgactccaaatccagacctccatgggttgatacatttgatttccattgataatttttgtgtgattttgttgtcagcacattcaactatgtaaagaaaaaagtatttaataagaatatttcattcattcagatctaggatgtgttattttagtgttccctttatttttttgagcagtgtatatatttcccccaaaaatatatgggggattggaaatgatgcagacaattacattgatggaagcaacattctttcctcaatattaagctgatcccttAAAGAaacagagtcactgacaacaaccacaacgaCACAGGTGTGGCTTTAGGTTCTGACACaagaaacaaaacaacagaaacacaaattctcagtcaaaaacacaagtcagaacacagtctctctattctctcatgtgctttcaggtcctctgactgggaaaatgtcttctcacaatgagagcagtggtaggtcttctcctcctgtgtatgtattctttcatgctTATTCAGATGCCTTAACCGgttaaatctctttccacactgggagcagtggtaggtCTTATcccctcctgtgtgtgtcctctcatgcctaGTCAGACCCCCTAActtggtaaaactctttccacacagggagcatTGGTAGAGCTTTTCTTGTGTGTGTCccctctcatgctttttcagactcgttaaccacctaaaactcttttcacactgggaacagtggaagggcttttctcctgtatgtattctctcatgtgcttTCAGGTGTAGTAATCGGGTAAAACTATTTCCACAGTAGGAGCAGTGGTGTCGTCTCgctggtttgggcgtctctgTGTCTGGTTCCTCTGAAGGACTCTTTCtgctgtcagagtgagagtctggtctctctcctgccaaagacagagtCATTTGTTTAATACtaaagagagacctgaatgaaatctCCACATAATAAAACTGCTTTCCTATGTGGTTTAAtccagactagatccctcaataacccgaggtcagtcttcacaacattacatcattaaaaataacATTACAGGATTAAAATCCAGACGGAAAAAATTTACACAAGAAGCAACCTAATATCACACAGTCAATCTAGTCATTTAGTAAATCTTAAATGTAGTAAATTTAGTAGATCTTAACACACTCCCATTCACCATTctgagatttaaaaacaaatgatgtaaatgatgtagagctccaaatctaatttctcagggaatgtcatgatgtcataataagagctctataataatagataatgtcatggttacaggctgagcagagctctataataatagataatatcatgtttataggctgagcagagctctgtaataatagataatgtcatgtttatatgctgagcagagctctataataatagataatgtcatgtttataggctgagcagagctctgtaataatagataatgtcatgtttatatgcTGAGCAGAgttctataataatagataatgtcatgtttataggctgagcagagctctataataatagataatgtcatgtttaaaggctgaacagagctctaataatagataatgtcatgtttatatgctgagcagagctctataataatagataatgtcatgtttataggctgagcagagctctgtaataatagataatgtcatgtttataggctgaacagagctctataataatagataatgtcatgtttataggctgagctcTATTATCTAACTATAGCTTGACAACATTCATCTGTTTTCGTGATATGTATTATCTAACACTCacaatttctttcctttttggtTACTAAGCAGTTCAATCAACATTTAGCAACTACATTAAACTAGCAACATTAGCAAACCCATTAGCTATATTTCAGAGGTTAAAAGTTGGATATGAAATGAAATGTGTCACGCAGTCGAATTTTACAATATACAGAATGTCGCACAAAATGTGTACATATTACTCTTTTGAAAACTCTCAAAACCTaacttaactacaacctaacttgactacaacctaacttgactacaacctaacttgactacaacctaacttgactacaacctaacttgactacaacctaacttgactacaacctaacttgactacaacctaacttgactacaacctaacttaacTAAAACCTAACTTAAATAAAACCTaacttaactacaacctaacttgactacaacctaacttgactAAAACCTAACTTAACTAAAACCTGACTTAACTAAAACCTGACTTAACTTACATGAATTGCAATGAAAATCGGTGGTCAGCTAGCTAGAAGGGTGTATGTAGTCGTAGTTAATATTATTATTGTTTCTTGTTGACTATTCTAATTGAAATCATTCACGGTAAGGTAGTTATGTTGGATAAATAAAACACATAAGAAGCCGTATGTATCTTACATTAAAgggccaatgcagccgtttttaatctcaacatcaaatcctttctgggtaaCGATGAAGTAGCTTCCTGGTTTTGTTTTCAAAGATGTCCACTGTCTGGGTGTTCACTTCCCCcacgggttactatagcaacacacacCACTCCCCgtggttactatagcaacacacatcccCTGTCATTTATATCTTGTTTGTCAATTCTGAGTGACATTAAAGTTGTGAATTTGCTAATCCATTGTTAAGGTTTTGTTGGTGACCCGCTCTTTGGTGGTTTACACATCTTACAGTGTAGTTATCAATTCCTCCATTAAATAATAACACATTCAAGCATCAACATTCAGTAGAACGCTGCTTTAAAACCACGCATCAGTTCATCAATAGTTTGTgctcctgtttttaagacagtacttactggtcttaatcagatctcctgtctcctcctcctgttcttgttcttccttctctttcaatgtgacagtcatctctccctccttcactccaaaaacggcatcctcctcttcttttactgtaacaccctcctcctctttaacTCTGAAcgtgtctttctcttcttctttcagggtaacagcctcatcctctacttcttgttttattgtaacatcctcttcttccttctcctctttcaagaCAATGTTCAGCCACACatcctctttctcc includes:
- the LOC120038844 gene encoding zinc finger protein 436-like is translated as MLLSTSSVGLRVFVPPLMSREQEQEEETGDLIKTRERPDSHSDSRKSPSEEPDTETPKPARRHHCSYCGNSFTRLLHLKAHERIHTGEKPFHCSQCEKSFRWLTSLKKHERGHTQEKLYQCSLCGKSFTKLGGLTRHERTHTGGDKTYHCSQCGKRFNRLRHLNKHERIHTQEEKTYHCSHCEKTFSQSEDLKAHERIERLCSDLCF